Proteins encoded together in one Phycisphaerae bacterium window:
- a CDS encoding flavodoxin family protein, translated as MNILGISGSPHADGNTAYTVQYALDILKQQGFTTKYIALSGKDIKPCIGCWKCKETNSCFQQDDMPAIIDALKWCHGLLIGSPVYFGMVSGQLKIMMDRCVVMRHTYGMSLPMAGKIGGGIACGFARNGGQEITLQNIHTFLLQLNMQAISDGSDYSHSGATIVADAKDDAWGMETVKNLALNLAAMLKQNSI; from the coding sequence ATGAATATCTTAGGTATCTCTGGAAGCCCTCACGCCGACGGCAACACCGCTTACACCGTTCAATACGCCCTCGACATATTAAAGCAGCAGGGCTTCACCACTAAATACATCGCTCTGTCAGGAAAAGATATTAAACCGTGCATAGGATGCTGGAAGTGCAAGGAAACCAATTCCTGTTTTCAACAAGATGATATGCCTGCGATAATCGACGCCCTCAAATGGTGTCACGGCCTGTTAATCGGCTCCCCCGTCTATTTCGGTATGGTTTCAGGCCAGCTGAAAATAATGATGGACCGGTGTGTCGTGATGCGCCACACTTACGGTATGTCTCTCCCTATGGCCGGCAAAATCGGCGGAGGCATCGCCTGCGGTTTCGCGAGAAATGGAGGTCAGGAGATCACCTTGCAAAATATTCACACCTTTTTGCTCCAGCTGAATATGCAGGCAATCAGCGATGGCTCCGACTATTCGCATTCAGGAGCGACCATCGTGGCGGATGCAAAAGATGACGCCTGGGGCATGGAAACAGTTAAGAACCTCGCCCTTAACCTCGCCGCAATGCTAAAGCAAAATAGCATTTAA
- a CDS encoding PEP-CTERM sorting domain-containing protein: protein MCNKLIVLSVALVVVGLSVSASAAYIGFDQYGNSGVNPLKVDIVYNQQPKVGWQPWSPGYAWTGPVGQDFANPFFEAPWEIPHIELDAFKTGQTPNNNGGSSSRSGGFAYVAGTGEYNATGKMFGMNYLKLTITGLAPETEYRIRLWSFDMRQAWAASSNNPDSKFGCWSTINPVAWLTYNGYPNGYSPIQPVPEPITGESGMPQELADLVATDGGRTFMMAPANDNNNYIGGTDYCVSFKITTSSEGAISIYGWIDPTDWTGAMLMPLNGFMVIPEPATIALLGLGGLALLRKRRK from the coding sequence ATGTGTAACAAATTAATTGTTCTTAGCGTTGCGTTAGTTGTAGTTGGATTAAGTGTGTCGGCATCGGCCGCCTACATAGGATTTGACCAGTACGGTAATTCTGGCGTTAATCCTTTGAAGGTCGACATTGTCTATAACCAGCAGCCGAAAGTTGGATGGCAGCCTTGGAGCCCTGGTTATGCTTGGACCGGGCCGGTAGGCCAGGATTTCGCTAATCCTTTTTTCGAAGCTCCGTGGGAAATTCCACACATCGAACTCGATGCTTTCAAAACAGGCCAAACCCCGAACAACAACGGCGGTTCAAGCAGCCGCAGCGGCGGTTTTGCATACGTTGCAGGAACTGGTGAATATAATGCGACTGGAAAAATGTTTGGTATGAACTACTTGAAGCTCACAATTACCGGCCTGGCCCCAGAAACAGAATACAGGATAAGACTCTGGTCCTTTGATATGAGGCAAGCCTGGGCCGCTTCCTCAAATAACCCAGACTCCAAATTCGGGTGTTGGAGCACAATCAACCCGGTGGCTTGGCTGACTTACAATGGTTATCCCAATGGTTACAGCCCGATACAGCCTGTTCCCGAGCCTATTACTGGTGAATCTGGTATGCCTCAAGAACTGGCCGACCTCGTCGCAACAGATGGCGGCAGAACTTTTATGATGGCACCGGCTAACGATAACAACAATTATATTGGAGGTACGGACTACTGCGTCAGTTTCAAGATTACCACCAGCTCGGAAGGCGCTATCTCAATCTACGGGTGGATAGATCCTACCGACTGGACTGGCGCAATGCTCATGCCTCTTAATGGCTTTATGGTCATCCCTGAGCCGGCGACAATTGCTCTGTTAGGTTTGGGTGGATTGGCTCTCCTGCGAAAACGCAGAAAGTAA
- a CDS encoding acetylxylan esterase, with the protein MKLMTPLKIIVLLSFASPICDLFAALPPPVQLTAEQDHKRMMTLLHITSLRPGRNGMDPKAENYANYDESKANPYPNLPDPLVLKNGRKVTTPEIWWNKRRPEIVEDFDREIYGRVPKNTPKVKWKVAAVTKDANGAVPTITKHLMGHVDNSSYPSIVVDIQLTLTTPAGAAGPVPVIMELGWGGSRNRILRGGGEPDWKQLVLAKGWGYAVITPTSIQADSGERLTQGIIGLCNKGRPRKPDDWGTLRAWAWGASRALDYFETDKSVDAKKIGLEGHSRYGKAALVTMAYDSRFAVAFVSSSGEGGAKLHRRNWGEIVENLAGSGEYHWMAGNFLKYAGPLNWNDLPVDSHELIALCAPRPVFISAGATNGDGWVDAKGMFMAAAAAGPVYKLLGKNDLGTAAFPPIGTPLIDGNIAFRQHTGGHTPAPNWPTFLTFAQRYLKSPAPK; encoded by the coding sequence ATGAAACTCATGACACCATTGAAAATCATTGTTCTATTGTCCTTCGCGTCACCCATCTGCGATCTTTTCGCCGCACTGCCTCCGCCGGTGCAGCTGACTGCCGAACAGGACCACAAAAGGATGATGACTCTCCTGCACATAACGTCTCTAAGGCCGGGCAGAAACGGAATGGACCCCAAGGCTGAAAATTATGCCAATTACGATGAATCTAAGGCCAATCCTTATCCGAACCTGCCGGACCCGCTGGTTTTGAAGAATGGCCGTAAAGTCACGACGCCTGAAATTTGGTGGAACAAGCGCCGACCGGAAATCGTTGAGGATTTCGACAGGGAAATCTATGGCCGGGTCCCCAAAAACACGCCTAAGGTAAAATGGAAGGTGGCCGCCGTGACTAAAGATGCAAATGGTGCCGTGCCGACCATCACTAAGCACCTAATGGGTCACGTTGATAATTCCTCGTACCCGTCTATTGTCGTTGACATCCAATTGACGCTGACCACCCCGGCTGGAGCCGCTGGTCCTGTACCGGTGATAATGGAACTCGGATGGGGCGGTTCTCGAAACAGAATCCTGCGAGGTGGTGGCGAACCCGATTGGAAGCAGCTGGTCCTCGCCAAGGGCTGGGGTTATGCCGTCATCACTCCAACCAGCATTCAGGCCGACAGCGGAGAGCGGCTGACGCAGGGAATCATCGGACTTTGCAACAAGGGCCGGCCGCGCAAACCGGATGACTGGGGTACGCTGCGCGCCTGGGCTTGGGGAGCCAGCCGTGCTCTGGACTATTTCGAAACCGACAAATCCGTTGACGCCAAAAAAATCGGACTCGAAGGACATTCGCGTTATGGAAAAGCAGCGCTTGTCACAATGGCCTATGACTCGCGTTTCGCTGTCGCTTTTGTTAGCTCCTCCGGCGAAGGCGGCGCAAAACTTCACCGCCGAAACTGGGGCGAAATCGTCGAAAACCTCGCCGGCTCAGGTGAATACCACTGGATGGCCGGCAACTTTCTTAAATACGCAGGTCCCCTTAACTGGAACGATTTGCCGGTGGACTCTCACGAGCTTATCGCTTTATGTGCCCCACGCCCCGTGTTCATTAGTGCCGGAGCGACCAATGGTGATGGATGGGTCGATGCCAAAGGTATGTTTATGGCCGCAGCCGCCGCAGGGCCGGTCTATAAGCTCCTCGGCAAAAATGATTTAGGGACTGCCGCGTTCCCGCCGATTGGCACGCCGCTTATCGACGGTAACATCGCCTTTCGCCAGCACACCGGCGGACATACCCCCGCCCCGAACTGGCCAACGTTCCTCACGTTTGCACAAAGATACTTAAAATCGCCCGCACCCAAATAA
- a CDS encoding nitroreductase family protein produces the protein MNRRTFLKSVPALAMLASAKTGFSADANTATSAAQPVVAAEGVIKLLQPDLKKGAATMESLSKRKTERNLSEKKLTLQQLSEVLWAADGVNRPDGKRTAPAARAKYAVDIYAVLPEGVYFYDVAKHELALVVKGDFRKESGMQDFVYIAYLNLVYVLNLKNWPDESRPMPQSKRDRWIAVELGCIAQNVHLYCASEGLGTVIRGMIDENKFSEVIKVKPELILMAQTVGCVK, from the coding sequence ATGAATCGCAGGACATTTTTGAAAAGTGTGCCGGCACTTGCGATGCTGGCATCGGCAAAGACAGGTTTTTCCGCAGACGCAAACACGGCGACCAGTGCTGCACAGCCGGTCGTCGCAGCGGAAGGGGTAATCAAACTTCTTCAGCCTGATTTGAAGAAGGGCGCTGCGACGATGGAGTCGCTGAGTAAAAGGAAAACAGAACGGAACCTTTCGGAGAAGAAGCTGACGCTACAGCAGTTGTCAGAAGTGCTTTGGGCGGCAGACGGCGTAAACCGGCCGGACGGCAAACGCACTGCGCCGGCGGCAAGGGCCAAGTATGCCGTTGATATTTACGCTGTGCTGCCGGAAGGCGTTTATTTCTATGATGTGGCAAAGCACGAGCTTGCGCTGGTTGTGAAAGGTGATTTCCGAAAAGAGAGCGGTATGCAGGATTTTGTTTATATCGCATATCTGAATTTAGTTTATGTTCTTAACTTAAAGAACTGGCCGGATGAATCGCGGCCAATGCCTCAATCAAAGCGAGACCGCTGGATAGCTGTTGAATTGGGGTGCATTGCGCAGAACGTGCATCTGTATTGCGCATCGGAAGGATTAGGGACGGTAATCCGGGGGATGATAGACGAAAATAAATTCAGCGAAGTGATAAAGGTAAAGCCCGAACTGATACTAATGGCCCAGACGGTAGGGTGTGTAAAATAA